The stretch of DNA AGGGCATTGGCCGCCAGGCCCGCGCGCAATACCAGCTGGCTGGGACAGTACAGCAGCACGGGGTCGGCGTCAGCGTCGTCGTCGGACTTTCCTGCCGCGGGTGCGGCCGGGGCAGTGGTGACGCGTACCAGATCGGTGCGTCCCGTGGGGAAGGGGTCACCGCCGGAGCGGGTGATGCGTCCCAGCGAGGCCAGCAGTTCGGCGTTTTCGACGGCGGCACGCGAGGCAGAGCGCGCCCCGGCGGCCTGGATCGCGGCGCGCTGCTCCTCCGGAAAGGCATCCAGCGGTTCGTAGACGCGCAGGGTTGACGAGAATGGCAGGCCGGCCTGGCCCCGGTAGAGGTTTCCCGTCATCACGGTCTCCTTGAATGGGTCCAGGATTCTGTCATCAGCCGGCCAGTTCCACCAGCACGGGGGCATGGTCCGAGGCGCCTTTGCCCTTGCGCTCCTCGCGGTCGATCGAGGCGCCCGTGACGCGCGCGGCCAGGGCCGGGGAGGCCAGCACGAAGTCGATCCGCATGCCTTCCTTCTTCGGGAAGCGGAGCTGGGTGTAGTCCCAGTAGGTGTAGACGCCCGGGCCGGGAGTGTAGGGCCGGACCACGTCGGTGTATCCTGCCGACTCGAAGGCGTGGAATGCTGCCCGCTCCGGCGGACTGACGTGGGTGTAGCGGTTGTTGACGAAAAGATCGATGTCCCATACGTCGTCGTCGAAGGGGGCGATGTTCCAGTCGCCCATCAGCGCCACCTGGGCTTCCGGATTCCGGGCTACCAGTTCCTGGGCATGCGTTTTCAGGCTTTCCAGCCACTTGAGCTTGTACGGCATGTGCTCATCGTCCAGGGAGCGGCCGTTGGGGACGTAGAGGCTCCAGATCCGGACGCCGCCGCAGGTAGCGGCCATGGCACGTGCCTCCTGCACGGGATCCGTGCCCGCCTTGCCGAATGAGGGCTGATCCAGGAAGGTCCGCTCCACGTCTTCGAGCCCCACCCGCGAAGCGATGGCCACGCCGTTCCACTGGTTGACTCCGAAGTGGGCCACCTCGTAGCCCATCCGTTCGAAGAGCTCCCAGGGAAAGTTCTCGTCTTTGCACTTGGTTTCCTGGATGGCCAGCACGTCGCAGTCACTGCGCTGAAGCCAGGCTTCCACGCGGTCGGCACGGGCACGGAGCGAATTCACATTCCAGGTAGCAATCTTCACAGTTCCTAACTTACCTTGGCGGTGCGGCCGCAGGTAAAGCATGCTCCGGCAGGGGCGCCAGGGCCTGTGCGGGCATACCGGGCCGGTGGAGTTTAGTTGGAGGTCCGAGTATATTCGCAACCAGAAATGACCTGGGTCACATGCGAAGGAGCGTCTGCTCATGGTGCGCGAGCTTTCCCACTACGTCGGCGGCCAACACGCCGCAGGCTTGTCCGGCCGTTTCGGCGACGTCTTTGATCCCTGCACCGGGACAGTGCAGGCGCGCGTGCCGCTGGCCGGCAGGGACGAGGTGCACAACGCCGTTGCCGCCGGCGCGAAGGCACAGGAGGAATGGGCGGCCATGAACCCGCAGCGCCGGGCGAGGATCCTGCTCCGGTTCGTGGACCTGGCCAACCAGGACATGGAGGGGCTTGCGCGGCTGCTCTCTTCCGAACACGGCAAGACCCTCGCCGACTCCAAGGGGGACATCCAGCGGGGACTGGAAGTGGTGGAGTTCTCAGCCGGCGCGCCACACCTGCTCAAGGGCGAATTTTCCACCGAAGCCGGATCCGGGATAGACATCCATTCGCTGCGGCAGCCCCTGGGCGTGGTGGCCGGGATTACGCCGTTCAACTTTCCCGCCATGATTCCGCTGTGGAAGTCCGGCCCGGCGCTGGCTGCGGGCAACGCGTTCATCCTGAAGCCCTCGGAACGGGATCCTTCCGTGCCCCTGCGCCTGGCCGAGCTGTACTCCGAGGCGGGCGTCCCGGACGGAGTGTTCAATGTGGTCAACGGGGACAAGGAAGCCGTGGACGCGCTGCTTGAAGATCCCCTGGTCAGGGCCATCGGATTTGTGGGTTCCACCCCTATTGCGCAGTACATCTACGCCACCGCCGCTGCCCACGGAAAGCGGGCGCAGTGCTTCGGCGGTGCCAAGAACCACATGGTGGTGATGCCGGACGCAGACCTGGACCAGGCGGCAGACGCCCTGATCGGCGCCGGGTACGGCTCCGCGGGGGAGCGCTGCATGGCCGTTTCGGTGGCCGTCCCGGTGGGACAGGAAACAGCTGACCGGCTGGTGGCCAGACTCCAGGAACGGGTCAAGTCGCTCAAGGTGGGCCACAGCCTGGACCAGCATGCGGACTTTGGCCCGGTGGTCACGGCTGCCGCCAGGGAACGGATCGTGGGCTGCATCCAGGCGGGAGTGGATGAAGGCGCAACCCTGCTGGCCGACGGCCGCGGCCTCACGGTGGAAGGCTACGACAATGGCTTCTGGGTGGGCCCCACGCTCTTCGACCATGTGACACCGGAGATGGCCATCTACCGGCAGGAGATCTTCGGCCCCGTCCTCAGTGTGGTGCGGGCTGCCGATTACGATGAAGCGCTCCGGCTCTGCAGCGGGAACGAGTACGGAAACGGGGTGGCCATCTTCACCCGCGACGGAGACGCCGCGCGGGATTTCGCCACCCGGGTGGACGTAGGCATGGTGGGCATTAATGTGCCCATCCCGGTGCCCCTGGCCTACTACACGTTCGGCGGCTGGAAAGCGTCAGGATTCGGCGACCTGAACCAGCACGGCGCCGATGCCTTCCGTTTTTACACCAAGACGAAGACGGTCACCACCAGGTGGCCCTCAGGGATACGGCACGGGGCCAGCTTCGTGATGCCGGAAGGAAGTTGATGACGGACAGCACGGAAACCGGTGGGGACCCCAATGCCGAGGTACTGTTTGAACGCCGCGGGCGGCTGGGTGTAGCCACCCTCAACCGGCCCCGGGCGGTGAACGCGTTGACAGCGGGCATGGTGGGTGTGCTCCTGGACCAGCTCACCGCATGGGCGGACGACGACGGCGTTGCCACGGTCCTGGTGCGTGGCGCCGGTGAACGGGGATTGTGTGCCGGCGGTGACATTGTGGCCATCTACGAGGACATCCCCGCCGGCGGGGGGAAGACTGCGGACTTCTGGCAGGCGGAGTACCGGCTGAATTCGCTCATTTCCCGCTACCCGAAGCCGTATGTCGCCTTCATGGATGGGCTGGTCCTGGGCGGCGGCGTGGGCATCTCCGCGCACGGCTCGGTGCGGGTGGTTACTGAGCGGACGCGGATGGGCATGCCGGAG from Pseudarthrobacter siccitolerans encodes:
- a CDS encoding exodeoxyribonuclease III — its product is MKIATWNVNSLRARADRVEAWLQRSDCDVLAIQETKCKDENFPWELFERMGYEVAHFGVNQWNGVAIASRVGLEDVERTFLDQPSFGKAGTDPVQEARAMAATCGGVRIWSLYVPNGRSLDDEHMPYKLKWLESLKTHAQELVARNPEAQVALMGDWNIAPFDDDVWDIDLFVNNRYTHVSPPERAAFHAFESAGYTDVVRPYTPGPGVYTYWDYTQLRFPKKEGMRIDFVLASPALAARVTGASIDREERKGKGASDHAPVLVELAG
- a CDS encoding CoA-acylating methylmalonate-semialdehyde dehydrogenase: MVRELSHYVGGQHAAGLSGRFGDVFDPCTGTVQARVPLAGRDEVHNAVAAGAKAQEEWAAMNPQRRARILLRFVDLANQDMEGLARLLSSEHGKTLADSKGDIQRGLEVVEFSAGAPHLLKGEFSTEAGSGIDIHSLRQPLGVVAGITPFNFPAMIPLWKSGPALAAGNAFILKPSERDPSVPLRLAELYSEAGVPDGVFNVVNGDKEAVDALLEDPLVRAIGFVGSTPIAQYIYATAAAHGKRAQCFGGAKNHMVVMPDADLDQAADALIGAGYGSAGERCMAVSVAVPVGQETADRLVARLQERVKSLKVGHSLDQHADFGPVVTAAARERIVGCIQAGVDEGATLLADGRGLTVEGYDNGFWVGPTLFDHVTPEMAIYRQEIFGPVLSVVRAADYDEALRLCSGNEYGNGVAIFTRDGDAARDFATRVDVGMVGINVPIPVPLAYYTFGGWKASGFGDLNQHGADAFRFYTKTKTVTTRWPSGIRHGASFVMPEGS